TCGGCAAATTAAAAAGTTAGATAACGAAGCGTTCAACTGGCTATCTGCTGAAATCCTTAATAGTCATCAACGCTTTATCCCAAAGCCAATTTGTGAGACTTATAGTTTACCTTTTAGAGATTTTCACACAGGCGTGCGGTGTGATGCGTGCGGCAGGTTTGGGATGATTAAACTGCGAAGGACCTGGTATTGCCCTTTTTGCAAGGCGACGGATAATCTCGCTCATCAAAAAACTTTGCTGGAGTGGTTTTTGATTTTTAAGAGGAGTATTACGAATATGGAATGTAGAGAGTTTTTACATGTTGATGACATTTACACCGCCAATCGAATTTTGAAGAGTATGAACTTTCCTAGTGAAGGAGCATTTCGTTACCATACATATAAAGTGGACTTTAATCTATGGAAATAACCTTTCACTAACATAATGTCCGTGTACCTTCCACAAGGTGAAATGCCTTTTTCGCAAGTTGAAGCTCCTTTCGCAAGTTGGCTCGCCTTTTTCACAAGTTGGAGCACTTTTTCCGCAAGTTAACTCGCCTTTTTCGCAAGTTGAAGCGCCTTTCGCAAGTTGGTTCGCCTCTTCCGCAAGTTGGAACGCTTTTTCCGCAAGTTGGCACACCTTTTTCGCAAGTTAGAACGCTTTTTCCGCAAGTTAACTCGCCTTTTCGCAAATTAAACCATGCCTTCACTTAACCTATTCAATAAAACGTGTAACCGCTCTCTTATAAGTGATATGATATTCATGAACAGGAACTGAAAAGGGGAGTGCGTTAAAGGTGAAAAACGAACTTATTGAAAGATTTACTTCCTATGTGAAGGTGGACACGCAGTCGGATGAAGGCAGTGAGACCTGTCCATCAACTGAAGGTCAGTGGACCTTGCTGCGCATGCTTGTTGAGGAATTAAAATCGATTGGTATGGAAGAGGTCACGATGGATGACAACGGCTATGTAATGGCAACCCTGCCGTCCAACACGGAAAAAGAGACACCAACGATTGGCTTCCTTGCCCATGTCGACACAGCTACTGACTTCACAGGAAAAAACGTGAAGCCTCAAATGGTCGAGAACTATGATGGCGGGGAAATCGTCCTAAACGAAGCGCTAAAGGTGATCATGTCACCGAAGGACTTCCCAAGCTTGCCAGAATACAAAGGGCACACGTTAATTACAACCGATGGCACAACGCTTCTTGGTGCAGACAACAAAGCCGGGGTCACCGAAATCATGACGGCAATGGACTACTTAATTAAACACCCGGAAATTAAGCACGGTAAGGTCCGCGTTGCGTTCACACCAGATGAGGAAATTGGCAGAGGTCCACATAAGTTTGACGTTGCGGCCTTCAATGCCAGTCATGCCTACACCGTCGATGGCGGCCCGCTTGGAGAGTTAGAATACGAAAGCTTCAACGCTGCTGGGGCCAAAATTACCATCAAGGGTAATAACATTCACCCAGGTTCAGCGAAGGACAAAATGGTCAATTCAATGAAAATTGCCATGGAATTACATAGCAAGCTTCCAGAACAAGAAGTGCCAGAACATACCGAAGGATACGAAGGCTTTTTCCATCTGCTTTCCTTCAATGGTGATGTTGAACAAACAAGTCTCCACTATATTATCAGGGACCATGACAGGGAAAAATTCAATGCCCGCAAGGCCACCTTGGAGAACATCGTGAATGAATTAATAGGGAAATACGGCAGTGACAAGATCATTCTTGAACTAAACGATCAATATTACAACATGAGAGAGAAAATAGAACCTGTGAAAGAAATTGTCGACATTGCCCATGAGGCGATGGTGAGCTTGGATATCAAGCCGATCTCTAAACCAATCCGCGGCGGCACAGACGGCTCGCAGCTTTCCTTTATGGGTCTGCCGACACCGAATATTTTTACGGGCGGCGAAAACTTCCACGGCAAATTTGAATTTATTTCTGTCGATAATATGATTAAAGCAACAAATACCATCATTGAAATTATCAAACTAACAGAGCAAAGAGCGTAAAATGAAGAAGCCCCCAATAAAGTAAACAGATTTTTATTATTTCATCTGTCTACTTTATTGGGAGCATATCAAACCTCGGGTTAGCTTTTTTCATTCACAAGAACCGCCAAGCACTGCTCGAGGCTTGAAACCGTCTCCTCTAGCTGTGCATGTAACTGATCAGCAGACCACTTCCCGCCATTCCCCTGTAAGTCCTTTTGAATAAGCAAAATCATCCAAATAGAAAACACCGATGCAAACAAATAATACTCCTCGATAAAAGCACCTCGATCAACGTCAAAACCTACATGATCAAGATACACTGACAAGATTCTCTCGCGGAACTGAGCCGTCATCTTCTTCGGAAAAAGGGGATACGACATATCAATTAAATGGTACAAATCCCAATAGGGCATATTTAAATGGGTGTGCTCCCAGTCTAAAATCATCAATTTACCCTTCACAACCGCAAAATTCCCTGAATGCAAATCACCGTGAGACAAAACCAGTTTCTGTGAAAATACGAAGCTATCAATCAGCATGTATAGATGATGGATGGCATCTTCCTCCATGTTAATAAGCGATAATAACCGAAGGACTTCTTCCTTCTGCACACAAATATCCGCTACAAGCTCCTTAATCCCTGGTTTTAAACCTGTAAGCGGCACACCCCTAAGTTTTTCTATTGGCAGGGAATGCCACCAAGCGACCCATTCAACCACACCTAATACACTTTCCTCATGAAAATCGTGTGACAAATAACCAAGGTCCTCAAGAATCATCCAATTAAGCTCGGGGGCATCACTAATCGAATACGAGAGTATTTTTGGATAAATAGCTGGTAATAAGGGAAGAACATGCTCGTGAATCCATACTTCTTTACCTATTTGGCCATTATTTGTTAATGGTTTAAAAATAAAGCTATTGGAAGGGGATAAATAGAATCTTTCAATCAGCCTTCCGTTCATCCCTTTATAGAGGGTTTCTTTTTTTAAGATTACCTCATTATTTAATGTACCATCTGCTAAAACAATAGTTGCTGGCAGCTTCGTAAAACCTCACCACCCATTCATCATTTAATTTCAATCCCTGTACTCTAAGTCCTTCGGAAGGGGAGAAAAGCTGTTTGTTATATAATAGACCTGTTGGTAACAGTCCCACTTTGACC
The DNA window shown above is from Neobacillus sp. WH10 and carries:
- the pepT gene encoding peptidase T: MKNELIERFTSYVKVDTQSDEGSETCPSTEGQWTLLRMLVEELKSIGMEEVTMDDNGYVMATLPSNTEKETPTIGFLAHVDTATDFTGKNVKPQMVENYDGGEIVLNEALKVIMSPKDFPSLPEYKGHTLITTDGTTLLGADNKAGVTEIMTAMDYLIKHPEIKHGKVRVAFTPDEEIGRGPHKFDVAAFNASHAYTVDGGPLGELEYESFNAAGAKITIKGNNIHPGSAKDKMVNSMKIAMELHSKLPEQEVPEHTEGYEGFFHLLSFNGDVEQTSLHYIIRDHDREKFNARKATLENIVNELIGKYGSDKIILELNDQYYNMREKIEPVKEIVDIAHEAMVSLDIKPISKPIRGGTDGSQLSFMGLPTPNIFTGGENFHGKFEFISVDNMIKATNTIIEIIKLTEQRA
- a CDS encoding phosphotransferase, coding for MNGRLIERFYLSPSNSFIFKPLTNNGQIGKEVWIHEHVLPLLPAIYPKILSYSISDAPELNWMILEDLGYLSHDFHEESVLGVVEWVAWWHSLPIEKLRGVPLTGLKPGIKELVADICVQKEEVLRLLSLINMEEDAIHHLYMLIDSFVFSQKLVLSHGDLHSGNFAVVKGKLMILDWEHTHLNMPYWDLYHLIDMSYPLFPKKMTAQFRERILSVYLDHVGFDVDRGAFIEEYYLFASVFSIWMILLIQKDLQGNGGKWSADQLHAQLEETVSSLEQCLAVLVNEKS